A single region of the Anomaloglossus baeobatrachus isolate aAnoBae1 chromosome 2, aAnoBae1.hap1, whole genome shotgun sequence genome encodes:
- the TMEM248 gene encoding transmembrane protein 248 yields the protein MLLNLHPLENLKSYISSRPPLVVFMVSVSGMAIAFLTLGYFFKMKEIKSPEMTEDWNTFLLRFNNLDFCISENETLKHLLNDTTPPESTVTTGQARSSTQTPQALEDTGPINISVAITLTLDPLKPFGGYSRNITHLCSTIFGHQIGLTGRESHEEMNITFTLPAAWNSDDCILHGHCEQVVFTTCMTVTAVSNVFPVTVQPPHCIPETYSNATQWYKIFTTARDSGTKYAQDYNPFWCYKGAIGKVYHALNPKLTVIVPEDDRSLINLHLMDTSYFLFVMVITMFCYAVIRGRPSKLRQNSSDFCPEKVALSEA from the exons ATGTTACTAAATCTGCATCCCCTGGAGAACCTGAAGTcgtacatcagcagccggccgcctctGGTGGTCTTTATGGTCAGCGTCAGTGGTATGGCCATAGCGTTCCTCACACTTGGCTACTTCTTCAAGATGAAGGAAATTAAGTCGCCGGAGATGACGGAG GACTGGAACACGTTTCTCCTGAGGTTTAATAACCTGGACTTTTGTATATCTGAGAATGAAACATTGAAGCATCTCTTGAATGATACCACGCCACCGGAGAGTACAGTCACCACTGGCCAGGCCCGCTCCTCTACCCAGACTCCTCAAGCTTTAGAGGACACCGGACCCATCAATATTTCTGTAGCGATTACCCTAACATTGGATCCACTGAAGCCGTTTGGAGGATATTCTCGAAATATAACTCACCTGTGCTCCACGATTTTTGGCCATCAGATTGGGCTTACAG GCAGAGAGTCCCATGAGGAGATGAATATAACGTTTACTCTGCCAGCTGCCTGGAACTCAGATGACTGCATTCTCCATGGGCATTGTGAGCAGGTGGTATTTACCACATGTATGACTGTGACAGCCGTGAGCAACGTGTTTCCCGTCACCGT acAACCGCCTCATTGCATTCCTGAAACGTACAGCAATGCCACCCAATGGTACAAAATCTTCACCACAGCGCGAGACTCCGGGACGAAGTATGCACAGGACTATAACCCCTTCTGGTGTTATAAGGGCGCGATAGGAAAGGTGTACCATGCTTTAAACCCCAAGCTCACCGTTATTGTTCCAGAG GATGACCGCTCTCTTATTAATCTGCATCTGATGGACACCAGTTACTTTCTATTTGTGATGGTAATCACCATGTTTTGCTATGCAGTCATCAGGGGTCGGCCGAGCAAACTGAGGCAAAACAGCTCTGACTTCTGTCCTGAAAAG